The following are from one region of the Magallana gigas chromosome 6, xbMagGiga1.1, whole genome shotgun sequence genome:
- the LOC105347886 gene encoding hillarin codes for MGTKASVQGSSRTNVKKNGEPREPDEEDVDVPEFPPDEDYPPPKQNSQKKNDIYEPSRYKDVHKHVKNIPAKIDMSFKKLLNYLVQPFRTDMQKLRALFMWLCVQPVTTARYKSLEGYFPEDLAKTPRGFMKLIKEGKASYASLFAVLCRRSGIKCVIIKGVCKSAGYEVGTSDTLKNLRTKWNAVWVNDSWRLIHPLWACQTVVGKSELNDWTANDDEEENTEGWTVQKINEFFFLTDPHDFLYFCFPDDPKWQLLILPYDLRKFVRVPFLQEAYFRLGLRLVTEQSCILNDIDGAVDIGFRVPEDYPIQMNYELFYKRDESDVDLDSRTSLNKFVVMNFEDNIWSFIVRFPVPGVYKLSIFGGHIDRDHVPWIADFRLICKNTRDNCVPFPDAPWIGVGYSYEAQKAGLADPSHKSGIIVMKPHQEIHMTLMMETFLKMKVQFLHVILSEEDLKEKFYFKRIVGRMDIIGKIPQHGDYLIKIFGKPKGTRGELKNICNYLITTEDPRPSGKRRKGWENAREKNLRKDVKEATNVKDIERLKLSIDKFVGAGLEDKGDYSKASTRLEFLEVQQALIEAIQRRNEKILIPAISMANGSGYKKRLTLLIKKAEETLEDLRCLGGFQHPIPDLNKPIIAELMNYVSPPLIVRDIMTATFLLLGETEEELKSWEFIRLLMRTTGRNSLLQRFQRFILTEVPTEVQTKAENMFKKFTEDEVRKTSAGAASFFVWIQKVMTKPDPSPVPTDGQKRKK; via the exons ATGGGTACTAAAGCCTCCGTGCAGGGTTCCTCCAGAACCAATGTTAAGAAGAATGGAGAACCCCGGGAGCCGGACGAGGAAGAT GTTGACGTTCCCGAATTTCCACCTGATGAAGACTACCCTCCCCCAAAACAAAACTCGCAGAAAAAGAACGACATTTACGAACCTTCGCGGTACAAGGACGTCCATAAGCACGTTAAAAAT ATTCCCGCAAAGATTGATATGTCATTCAAAAAATTGCTGAACTACCTTGTACAACCCTTTAGGACTGATATGCAGAAGTTGCGTGCGCTGTTCATGTGGCTATGCGTGCAGCCCGTCACAACTGCCAGATACAAAAGTTTGGAAGGTTATTTCCCTGAAGATCTTGCTAAGACCCCTCGAGGTTTTATGAAGCTCATCAAGGAGGGGAAGGCTTCTTATGCATCCCTGTTTGCCGTTCTGTGCAG aagATCGGGGATCAAATGCGTAATAATAAAAGGGGTGTGTAAGAGCGCTGGCTATGAGGTAGGGACTTCTGACACACTGAAGAACCTTCGGACCAAGTGGAATGCCGTGTGGGTCAATGACAGCTGGAGGTTAATTCACCCATTGTGGGCGTGTCAGACGGTGGTAGGTAAGTCCGAGCTCAACGATTGGACGGCGAACGACGACGAGGAAGAAAACACCGAGGGCTGGACGGTGCAGAAAATCAACGAGTTCTTCTTCCTTACAGACCCACACGATTTTTTGTACTTCTGTTTTCCCGATGACCCAAAATGGCAACTGCTGATCCTACCGTATGATCTGAGAAAGTTTGTCCGCGTTCCGTTCCTTCAAGAAGCGTACTTTAGGCTCGGGCTACGGCTCGTCACAGAACAGAGCTGTATTTTGAACGATATCGATGGAGCTGTGGACATTGGGTTTCGAGTTCCCGAAGATTACCCAATACAAATGAATTATGAACTGTTTTATAAGAGAGACGAGTCCGATGTTGACCTCGACAGCAGGACCTCTCTGAACAAGTTTGTTGTAATGAACTTTGAGGACAATATATGGTCTTTTATCGTTAGGTTTCCAGTTCCAGGTGTTTacaaactttcaatttttggcgGCCATATTGATCGTGATCACGTGCCGTGGATCGCGGACTTCCGACTTATCTGTAAAAATACTCGTGATAACTGTGTTCCCTTTCCCGATGCGCCGTGGATTGGAGTGGGCTATTCATACGAGGCCCAAAAGGCGGGACTAGCGGACCCATCCCACAAATCAGGAATCATCGTTATGAAACCTCATCAAGAAATCCACATGACGTTAATGATGGAAACATTTCTTAAGATGAAAGTGcagtttttacatgtcattctGAGTGAAGAAGACCTAAAGGAAAAGTTTTACTTCAAGAGAATAGTTGGGAGGATGGACATTATCGGGAAAATACCTCAGCATGGCGACTATCTCATCAAAATTTTTGGGAAGCCTAAGGGTACAAGGGGAGAGTTAAAGAACATCTGTAACTATCTTATTACCACGGAAGATCCAAGGCCTTCGGGGAAAAGGAGGAAAGGGTGGGAG AATGCCAGAGAAAAGAATCTGAGAAAAGACGTGAAAGAAGCGACCAATGTGAAGGACATTGAACGACTGAAGCTGAGCATAGATAAGTTTGTGGGTGCCGGTCTGGAGGATAAAGGGGACTACAGCAAAGCCTCGACCAGGCTGGAGTTTCTGGAGGTCCAGCAAG CATTGATAGAGGCAATACAGAGAAGGAACGAAAAAATCCTTATCCCAGCGATCTCCATGGCGAATGGATCGGGATACAAAAAACGTCTgactttattgataaaaaaagcCGAGGAAACTTTGGAGGATTTACGGTGTCTCGGAGGATTCCAACACCCGATTCCAGACCTCAACAAACCAATCATTGCAGAGCTTATGAACTACGTCAGCCCACCATTAATCGTCCGTGACATCATGACTGCAACCTTCCTTCTGCTGGGCGAAACAGAGGAAGAACTAAAG TCCTGGGAGTTCATAAGGCTTCTGATGAGGACAACAGGAAGGAACAGTCTTCTGCAGCGCTTCCAGCGATTTATCCTGACAGAGGTTCCAACAGAGGTACAAACCAAGGCAGAGAATATGTTTAAGAAGTTCACTGAGGACGAAGTAAGGAAAACCAGCGCAGGCGCAGCCTCGTTCTTTGTGTGG attcaaaaAGTGATGACAAAACCCGACCCCAGCCCTGTACCAACAGATGGACAGAAACGGAAAAAGTGA
- the LOC105347887 gene encoding uncharacterized protein isoform X3, with translation MVVVTYTRTECGVDFKNHDITLAVHNMEDIIHGHPKNFQINLGFRYEEDYLYCEDMRVCDLLNLKDVSSPVYVYSKKQIEANINKYKTAMKNSGRNIQLSYSVKANMNPSILELMRNHGLFLTLVSGHELRLALDLGQEPGKIVFNGNGKMNWEVDLACRSGVLLNVDSIFNMRQTIDVCKAGGYVANVLFRINPDINPNVHGYVSTGQEGSKFGISADELEEVLEMATTFEKIRVVGLHCHIGSTIREPEKFKQSTRVLVDLFNKLRSRFPDLYVLNLGGGLSIPYKSQISLPQKCKQVVQCEIDKNDDQEIARLYDNLLTSKLTLSTFLEAIKPLPRGKEIFLKLQEQVPSEQCLVPEPNDLLSSISDIIPPEAKVILEPGRSLVGNSAILLSRVLGTKLSKKKNFIVIDGAMTEVIRPCLYGAYHHVELAEPSRAANLQTASDQSKLVWDVVGPVCESADFIGKDRLLLTPHEGCSIAVFDTGAYCSSMGSNYNMRVRPAELLIDGEKVKVIRRSETFEDMMKLYTNYYCFSQ, from the exons ATGGTTGTAGTGACCTATACTAGGACAGAGTGTGGCGTTGACTTTAAGAATCACGACATAACATTGGCTGTCCACAACATGGAAGACATAATACACGGACACCCAAAGAACTTTCAGATTAATCTGGGCTTCCGGTATGAAGAAGATTACCTATATTGTGAAGACATGCGTGTTTgtgatttattgaatttaaaggATGTGTCGTCTCCAGTTTATGTGTACAGCAAGAAACAAATTGAGGCAAATATCAACAAATACAAGACAGCCATGAAGAATTCAGGACGTAACATTCAGCTTAGTTACTCCGTGAAGGCCAACATGAATCCCTCTATTCTGGAGTTGATGAGGAACCACGGCTTGTTTCTGACCTTGGTCAGTGGCCATGAACTTCGTCTAGCTCTTGACCTTGGACAAGAACCTGGGAAGATTGTCTTTAATGGGAACGGCAAGATGAATTGGGAGGTAGATCTTGCCTGTAGATCGGGCGTCCTTCTGAACGTGGACAGTATCTTCAATATGAGACAGACCATAGATGTCTGCAAAGCGGGGGGATATGTGGCAAATGTGTTGTTCAGAATAAATCCGGACATAAACCCG AATGTTCACGGATATGTATCGACTGGTCAAGAGGGATCAAAATTTGGAATCTCTGCTGATGAGCTTGAGGAGGTTCTGGAAATGGCGACAACGTTCGAGAAAATCCGAGTAGTCGGCCTGCATTGTCATATTGGTTCCACTATAAGAGAGCCGGAGAAATTCAA ACAGAGTACACGTGTACTTGTGGACCTTTTTAATAAGCTAAGAAGCCGCTTCCCTGATTTGTACGTCTTGAATCTTGGCGGAGGATTATCAATTCCATACAAATCTCAG ATATCACTACCACAAAAATGCAAACAGGTGGTTCAGTGCGAAATCGACAAGAACGATGATCAAGAGATAGCAAGATTATATGACAATCTTCTCACATCAAA GTTAACTCTTTCCACCTTCCTTGAAGCAATTAAACCTCTTCCTCGAGGAAAAGAGATATTTCTTAAACTACAGGAGCAGGTTCCTTCTGAG CAGTGTCTTGTTCCCGAACCAAACGATTTGCTTAGCTCTATCAGCGATATCATACCACCGGAAGCTAAAGTCATTCTGGAACCTGGACGTTCATTGGTCGGAAATTCTGCTATTCTGTTGTCACGTGTTCTAGGAACAAAATTAtccaaaaagaaaaa TTTCATTGTAATAGATGGTGCAATGACAGAGGTAATTCGGCCGTGTCTATATGGTGCCTATCACCATGTCGAGTTAGCAGAACCTAGCAGAGCCGCTAATCTCCAAACCGCCAGCGACCAATCAAAATTGGTTTGGGACGTTGTTGGTCCTGTATGCGAAAGTGCTGATTTTATTGgaaag GATCGGCTATTATTGACACCACATGAAGGTTGCAGCATTGCAGTGTTTGACACTGGCGCTTATTGCAGCAGCATGGGGTCAAACTACAACATGAGG GTACGACCCGCGGAGTTGCTTATTGATGGTGAGAAGGTGAAGGTCATACGTAGGAGCGAGACTTTCGAGGACATGATGAAATTATACACGAACTACTACTGTTTTTCGCAATAA
- the LOC105347887 gene encoding uncharacterized protein isoform X5 — protein sequence MVVVTYTRTECGVDFKNHDITLAVHNMEDIIHGHPKNFQINLGFRYEEDYLYCEDMRVCDLLNLKDVSSPVYVYSKKQIEANINKYKTAMKNSGRNIQLSYSVKANMNPSILELMRNHGLFLTLVSGHELRLALDLGQEPGKIVFNGNGKMNWEVDLACRSGVLLNVDSIFNMRQTIDVCKAGGYVANVLFRINPDINPNVHGYVSTGQEGSKFGISADELEEVLEMATTFEKIRVVGLHCHIGSTIREPEKFKSVFFSYTSVVLNSFDLAPCVITLNFRQSTRVLVDLFNKLRSRFPDLYVLNLGGGLSIPYKSQISLPQKCKQVVQCEIDKNDDQEIARLYDNLLTSKLTLSTFLEAIKPLPRGKEIFLKLQEQVPSEQCLVPEPNDLLSSISDIIPPEAKVILEPGRSLVGNSAILLSRVLGTKLSKKKKWCNDRGNSAVSIWCLSPCRVSRT from the exons ATGGTTGTAGTGACCTATACTAGGACAGAGTGTGGCGTTGACTTTAAGAATCACGACATAACATTGGCTGTCCACAACATGGAAGACATAATACACGGACACCCAAAGAACTTTCAGATTAATCTGGGCTTCCGGTATGAAGAAGATTACCTATATTGTGAAGACATGCGTGTTTgtgatttattgaatttaaaggATGTGTCGTCTCCAGTTTATGTGTACAGCAAGAAACAAATTGAGGCAAATATCAACAAATACAAGACAGCCATGAAGAATTCAGGACGTAACATTCAGCTTAGTTACTCCGTGAAGGCCAACATGAATCCCTCTATTCTGGAGTTGATGAGGAACCACGGCTTGTTTCTGACCTTGGTCAGTGGCCATGAACTTCGTCTAGCTCTTGACCTTGGACAAGAACCTGGGAAGATTGTCTTTAATGGGAACGGCAAGATGAATTGGGAGGTAGATCTTGCCTGTAGATCGGGCGTCCTTCTGAACGTGGACAGTATCTTCAATATGAGACAGACCATAGATGTCTGCAAAGCGGGGGGATATGTGGCAAATGTGTTGTTCAGAATAAATCCGGACATAAACCCG AATGTTCACGGATATGTATCGACTGGTCAAGAGGGATCAAAATTTGGAATCTCTGCTGATGAGCTTGAGGAGGTTCTGGAAATGGCGACAACGTTCGAGAAAATCCGAGTAGTCGGCCTGCATTGTCATATTGGTTCCACTATAAGAGAGCCGGAGAAATTCAAGTCAGTTTTTTTTTCCTATACAAGTGTTGTTTTAAATTCGTTTGATTTAGCCCCCTGTGTAATAACATTAAATTTCAGACAGAGTACACGTGTACTTGTGGACCTTTTTAATAAGCTAAGAAGCCGCTTCCCTGATTTGTACGTCTTGAATCTTGGCGGAGGATTATCAATTCCATACAAATCTCAG ATATCACTACCACAAAAATGCAAACAGGTGGTTCAGTGCGAAATCGACAAGAACGATGATCAAGAGATAGCAAGATTATATGACAATCTTCTCACATCAAA GTTAACTCTTTCCACCTTCCTTGAAGCAATTAAACCTCTTCCTCGAGGAAAAGAGATATTTCTTAAACTACAGGAGCAGGTTCCTTCTGAG CAGTGTCTTGTTCCCGAACCAAACGATTTGCTTAGCTCTATCAGCGATATCATACCACCGGAAGCTAAAGTCATTCTGGAACCTGGACGTTCATTGGTCGGAAATTCTGCTATTCTGTTGTCACGTGTTCTAGGAACAAAATTAtccaaaaagaaaaa ATGGTGCAATGACAGAGGTAATTCGGCCGTGTCTATATGGTGCCTATCACCATGTCGAGTTAGCAGAACCTAG
- the LOC105347887 gene encoding uncharacterized protein isoform X4 yields the protein MEDIIHGHPKNFQINLGFRYEEDYLYCEDMRVCDLLNLKDVSSPVYVYSKKQIEANINKYKTAMKNSGRNIQLSYSVKANMNPSILELMRNHGLFLTLVSGHELRLALDLGQEPGKIVFNGNGKMNWEVDLACRSGVLLNVDSIFNMRQTIDVCKAGGYVANVLFRINPDINPNVHGYVSTGQEGSKFGISADELEEVLEMATTFEKIRVVGLHCHIGSTIREPEKFKSVFFSYTSVVLNSFDLAPCVITLNFRQSTRVLVDLFNKLRSRFPDLYVLNLGGGLSIPYKSQISLPQKCKQVVQCEIDKNDDQEIARLYDNLLTSKLTLSTFLEAIKPLPRGKEIFLKLQEQVPSEQCLVPEPNDLLSSISDIIPPEAKVILEPGRSLVGNSAILLSRVLGTKLSKKKNFIVIDGAMTEVIRPCLYGAYHHVELAEPSRAANLQTASDQSKLVWDVVGPVCESADFIGKDRLLLTPHEGCSIAVFDTGAYCSSMGSNYNMRVRPAELLIDGEKVKVIRRSETFEDMMKLYTNYYCFSQ from the exons ATGGAAGACATAATACACGGACACCCAAAGAACTTTCAGATTAATCTGGGCTTCCGGTATGAAGAAGATTACCTATATTGTGAAGACATGCGTGTTTgtgatttattgaatttaaaggATGTGTCGTCTCCAGTTTATGTGTACAGCAAGAAACAAATTGAGGCAAATATCAACAAATACAAGACAGCCATGAAGAATTCAGGACGTAACATTCAGCTTAGTTACTCCGTGAAGGCCAACATGAATCCCTCTATTCTGGAGTTGATGAGGAACCACGGCTTGTTTCTGACCTTGGTCAGTGGCCATGAACTTCGTCTAGCTCTTGACCTTGGACAAGAACCTGGGAAGATTGTCTTTAATGGGAACGGCAAGATGAATTGGGAGGTAGATCTTGCCTGTAGATCGGGCGTCCTTCTGAACGTGGACAGTATCTTCAATATGAGACAGACCATAGATGTCTGCAAAGCGGGGGGATATGTGGCAAATGTGTTGTTCAGAATAAATCCGGACATAAACCCG AATGTTCACGGATATGTATCGACTGGTCAAGAGGGATCAAAATTTGGAATCTCTGCTGATGAGCTTGAGGAGGTTCTGGAAATGGCGACAACGTTCGAGAAAATCCGAGTAGTCGGCCTGCATTGTCATATTGGTTCCACTATAAGAGAGCCGGAGAAATTCAAGTCAGTTTTTTTTTCCTATACAAGTGTTGTTTTAAATTCGTTTGATTTAGCCCCCTGTGTAATAACATTAAATTTCAGACAGAGTACACGTGTACTTGTGGACCTTTTTAATAAGCTAAGAAGCCGCTTCCCTGATTTGTACGTCTTGAATCTTGGCGGAGGATTATCAATTCCATACAAATCTCAG ATATCACTACCACAAAAATGCAAACAGGTGGTTCAGTGCGAAATCGACAAGAACGATGATCAAGAGATAGCAAGATTATATGACAATCTTCTCACATCAAA GTTAACTCTTTCCACCTTCCTTGAAGCAATTAAACCTCTTCCTCGAGGAAAAGAGATATTTCTTAAACTACAGGAGCAGGTTCCTTCTGAG CAGTGTCTTGTTCCCGAACCAAACGATTTGCTTAGCTCTATCAGCGATATCATACCACCGGAAGCTAAAGTCATTCTGGAACCTGGACGTTCATTGGTCGGAAATTCTGCTATTCTGTTGTCACGTGTTCTAGGAACAAAATTAtccaaaaagaaaaa TTTCATTGTAATAGATGGTGCAATGACAGAGGTAATTCGGCCGTGTCTATATGGTGCCTATCACCATGTCGAGTTAGCAGAACCTAGCAGAGCCGCTAATCTCCAAACCGCCAGCGACCAATCAAAATTGGTTTGGGACGTTGTTGGTCCTGTATGCGAAAGTGCTGATTTTATTGgaaag GATCGGCTATTATTGACACCACATGAAGGTTGCAGCATTGCAGTGTTTGACACTGGCGCTTATTGCAGCAGCATGGGGTCAAACTACAACATGAGG GTACGACCCGCGGAGTTGCTTATTGATGGTGAGAAGGTGAAGGTCATACGTAGGAGCGAGACTTTCGAGGACATGATGAAATTATACACGAACTACTACTGTTTTTCGCAATAA
- the LOC105347887 gene encoding uncharacterized protein isoform X1 — translation MVVVTYTRTECGVDFKNHDITLAVHNMEDIIHGHPKNFQINLGFRYEEDYLYCEDMRVCDLLNLKDVSSPVYVYSKKQIEANINKYKTAMKNSGRNIQLSYSVKANMNPSILELMRNHGLFLTLVSGHELRLALDLGQEPGKIVFNGNGKMNWEVDLACRSGVLLNVDSIFNMRQTIDVCKAGGYVANVLFRINPDINPNVHGYVSTGQEGSKFGISADELEEVLEMATTFEKIRVVGLHCHIGSTIREPEKFKSVFFSYTSVVLNSFDLAPCVITLNFRQSTRVLVDLFNKLRSRFPDLYVLNLGGGLSIPYKSQISLPQKCKQVVQCEIDKNDDQEIARLYDNLLTSKLTLSTFLEAIKPLPRGKEIFLKLQEQVPSEQCLVPEPNDLLSSISDIIPPEAKVILEPGRSLVGNSAILLSRVLGTKLSKKKNFIVIDGAMTEVIRPCLYGAYHHVELAEPSRAANLQTASDQSKLVWDVVGPVCESADFIGKDRLLLTPHEGCSIAVFDTGAYCSSMGSNYNMRVRPAELLIDGEKVKVIRRSETFEDMMKLYTNYYCFSQ, via the exons ATGGTTGTAGTGACCTATACTAGGACAGAGTGTGGCGTTGACTTTAAGAATCACGACATAACATTGGCTGTCCACAACATGGAAGACATAATACACGGACACCCAAAGAACTTTCAGATTAATCTGGGCTTCCGGTATGAAGAAGATTACCTATATTGTGAAGACATGCGTGTTTgtgatttattgaatttaaaggATGTGTCGTCTCCAGTTTATGTGTACAGCAAGAAACAAATTGAGGCAAATATCAACAAATACAAGACAGCCATGAAGAATTCAGGACGTAACATTCAGCTTAGTTACTCCGTGAAGGCCAACATGAATCCCTCTATTCTGGAGTTGATGAGGAACCACGGCTTGTTTCTGACCTTGGTCAGTGGCCATGAACTTCGTCTAGCTCTTGACCTTGGACAAGAACCTGGGAAGATTGTCTTTAATGGGAACGGCAAGATGAATTGGGAGGTAGATCTTGCCTGTAGATCGGGCGTCCTTCTGAACGTGGACAGTATCTTCAATATGAGACAGACCATAGATGTCTGCAAAGCGGGGGGATATGTGGCAAATGTGTTGTTCAGAATAAATCCGGACATAAACCCG AATGTTCACGGATATGTATCGACTGGTCAAGAGGGATCAAAATTTGGAATCTCTGCTGATGAGCTTGAGGAGGTTCTGGAAATGGCGACAACGTTCGAGAAAATCCGAGTAGTCGGCCTGCATTGTCATATTGGTTCCACTATAAGAGAGCCGGAGAAATTCAAGTCAGTTTTTTTTTCCTATACAAGTGTTGTTTTAAATTCGTTTGATTTAGCCCCCTGTGTAATAACATTAAATTTCAGACAGAGTACACGTGTACTTGTGGACCTTTTTAATAAGCTAAGAAGCCGCTTCCCTGATTTGTACGTCTTGAATCTTGGCGGAGGATTATCAATTCCATACAAATCTCAG ATATCACTACCACAAAAATGCAAACAGGTGGTTCAGTGCGAAATCGACAAGAACGATGATCAAGAGATAGCAAGATTATATGACAATCTTCTCACATCAAA GTTAACTCTTTCCACCTTCCTTGAAGCAATTAAACCTCTTCCTCGAGGAAAAGAGATATTTCTTAAACTACAGGAGCAGGTTCCTTCTGAG CAGTGTCTTGTTCCCGAACCAAACGATTTGCTTAGCTCTATCAGCGATATCATACCACCGGAAGCTAAAGTCATTCTGGAACCTGGACGTTCATTGGTCGGAAATTCTGCTATTCTGTTGTCACGTGTTCTAGGAACAAAATTAtccaaaaagaaaaa TTTCATTGTAATAGATGGTGCAATGACAGAGGTAATTCGGCCGTGTCTATATGGTGCCTATCACCATGTCGAGTTAGCAGAACCTAGCAGAGCCGCTAATCTCCAAACCGCCAGCGACCAATCAAAATTGGTTTGGGACGTTGTTGGTCCTGTATGCGAAAGTGCTGATTTTATTGgaaag GATCGGCTATTATTGACACCACATGAAGGTTGCAGCATTGCAGTGTTTGACACTGGCGCTTATTGCAGCAGCATGGGGTCAAACTACAACATGAGG GTACGACCCGCGGAGTTGCTTATTGATGGTGAGAAGGTGAAGGTCATACGTAGGAGCGAGACTTTCGAGGACATGATGAAATTATACACGAACTACTACTGTTTTTCGCAATAA
- the LOC105347887 gene encoding uncharacterized protein isoform X2 → MVVVTYTRTECGVDFKNHDITLAVHNMEDIIHGHPKNFQINLGFRYEEDYLYCEDMRVCDLLNLKDVSSPVYVYSKKQIEANINKYKTAMKNSGRNIQLSYSVKANMNPSILELMRNHGLFLTLVSGHELRLALDLGQEPGKIVFNGNGKMNWEVDLACRSGVLLNVDSIFNMRQTIDVCKAGGYVANVLFRINPDINPNVHGYVSTGQEGSKFGISADELEEVLEMATTFEKIRVVGLHCHIGSTIREPEKFKSVFFSYTSVVLNSFDLAPCVITLNFRQSTRVLVDLFNKLRSRFPDLYVLNLGGGLSIPYKSQISLPQKCKQVVQCEIDKNDDQEIARLYDNLLTSKLTLSTFLEAIKPLPRGKEIFLKLQEQVPSECLVPEPNDLLSSISDIIPPEAKVILEPGRSLVGNSAILLSRVLGTKLSKKKNFIVIDGAMTEVIRPCLYGAYHHVELAEPSRAANLQTASDQSKLVWDVVGPVCESADFIGKDRLLLTPHEGCSIAVFDTGAYCSSMGSNYNMRVRPAELLIDGEKVKVIRRSETFEDMMKLYTNYYCFSQ, encoded by the exons ATGGTTGTAGTGACCTATACTAGGACAGAGTGTGGCGTTGACTTTAAGAATCACGACATAACATTGGCTGTCCACAACATGGAAGACATAATACACGGACACCCAAAGAACTTTCAGATTAATCTGGGCTTCCGGTATGAAGAAGATTACCTATATTGTGAAGACATGCGTGTTTgtgatttattgaatttaaaggATGTGTCGTCTCCAGTTTATGTGTACAGCAAGAAACAAATTGAGGCAAATATCAACAAATACAAGACAGCCATGAAGAATTCAGGACGTAACATTCAGCTTAGTTACTCCGTGAAGGCCAACATGAATCCCTCTATTCTGGAGTTGATGAGGAACCACGGCTTGTTTCTGACCTTGGTCAGTGGCCATGAACTTCGTCTAGCTCTTGACCTTGGACAAGAACCTGGGAAGATTGTCTTTAATGGGAACGGCAAGATGAATTGGGAGGTAGATCTTGCCTGTAGATCGGGCGTCCTTCTGAACGTGGACAGTATCTTCAATATGAGACAGACCATAGATGTCTGCAAAGCGGGGGGATATGTGGCAAATGTGTTGTTCAGAATAAATCCGGACATAAACCCG AATGTTCACGGATATGTATCGACTGGTCAAGAGGGATCAAAATTTGGAATCTCTGCTGATGAGCTTGAGGAGGTTCTGGAAATGGCGACAACGTTCGAGAAAATCCGAGTAGTCGGCCTGCATTGTCATATTGGTTCCACTATAAGAGAGCCGGAGAAATTCAAGTCAGTTTTTTTTTCCTATACAAGTGTTGTTTTAAATTCGTTTGATTTAGCCCCCTGTGTAATAACATTAAATTTCAGACAGAGTACACGTGTACTTGTGGACCTTTTTAATAAGCTAAGAAGCCGCTTCCCTGATTTGTACGTCTTGAATCTTGGCGGAGGATTATCAATTCCATACAAATCTCAG ATATCACTACCACAAAAATGCAAACAGGTGGTTCAGTGCGAAATCGACAAGAACGATGATCAAGAGATAGCAAGATTATATGACAATCTTCTCACATCAAA GTTAACTCTTTCCACCTTCCTTGAAGCAATTAAACCTCTTCCTCGAGGAAAAGAGATATTTCTTAAACTACAGGAGCAGGTTCCTTCTGAG TGTCTTGTTCCCGAACCAAACGATTTGCTTAGCTCTATCAGCGATATCATACCACCGGAAGCTAAAGTCATTCTGGAACCTGGACGTTCATTGGTCGGAAATTCTGCTATTCTGTTGTCACGTGTTCTAGGAACAAAATTAtccaaaaagaaaaa TTTCATTGTAATAGATGGTGCAATGACAGAGGTAATTCGGCCGTGTCTATATGGTGCCTATCACCATGTCGAGTTAGCAGAACCTAGCAGAGCCGCTAATCTCCAAACCGCCAGCGACCAATCAAAATTGGTTTGGGACGTTGTTGGTCCTGTATGCGAAAGTGCTGATTTTATTGgaaag GATCGGCTATTATTGACACCACATGAAGGTTGCAGCATTGCAGTGTTTGACACTGGCGCTTATTGCAGCAGCATGGGGTCAAACTACAACATGAGG GTACGACCCGCGGAGTTGCTTATTGATGGTGAGAAGGTGAAGGTCATACGTAGGAGCGAGACTTTCGAGGACATGATGAAATTATACACGAACTACTACTGTTTTTCGCAATAA